The region TCTTTATTGAAAGAatttttaagagataagttaggtagcataacaGTTTCATAAAAATAACATCTTTGCTAATCATAAATTTTCTACTTTCGGGCACCATAATTTATACCCTTTAACACCAgccttataaccaagaaaaacacatttaatggatctaggTTCCAATTTCCCATTATCAAAATGACCATaagcagacacccaaaaatcttcaaataaaaatgatcagtaggattaccagaccatacatTTAATGGATCTAGCTCCTCTGTGCCTAGATGTTATCAAGCTGCTAAGGATGTGAATCATGTCCTATGTTTTTGTGTTTTTGCAAAAGATGTCTAGTTAGCTTTGCATTATGGTAGTTTAGGAAATAATGCCCAAATTGACTTCTATGAATGGCTGTCATGGATGTTTGAAATCATTTTGTAAATAGAAGAACCGAGATTGCAGTTATGTTATTTGGCTATCTGGTACACTAGAAATAAACTACTACATAAGCGAACAAACCAAAGAGTAGAAGACTTGGTAGTTTTTGTTCAGTAGTTATTGTGGAGATTGAGGCACTAACGAAGGTGTATATCGATCGCCTCCATCGCTAGTTGTTCGTTTTTCCTCCAAGTGACATCTTTGGTAAAGATTAATGTTGATGCCAATTTTTTCCTTGCACAAAGGAAAGCATATTCGAGGGTAAGTATTAGGACGAACATGGACATGATTATGGGGCTTGTAGTCGACTTACCTATCGGTGCCTACAATTTTACAGAAGCTTTAGTAGTGGTACATGGTTTAAGGTTTGCTCTAGAGCTAGGTTTCTTGCCGATCATTTTGGAAGGAGATTCAAGGTCGGTAATCCAAAAATTAACAGGAAATTCAGATGATTTTTCATAAATCAATGCACTTGTCTAGGAGGTGAAGGAGCTTTCAAAGATATTTATGTTTGTCGTTTCAATTGGATCGTGAGATCGGGAACAAAGCTGCACATGCAATGGCTCAAGATGGtttaaagagaagagaagagtgTTTTTGGATGGAGGAGGCACCACTCTGGTCGATGGTGTGCTCGATGAGGATGAAGATTGCTTGACTAACCCTAGTCCGAGCCTTAGGATGCTTTAGTTTAGGATTTTATCCTCAAGTGTTTCCTCATTGTCGTTCTTGTTGCTTTCACTTCATGGTTAACGTCGGTTAGAGTCTCGTGAGCAGCCCTTTTTTATTTgtgatttttctctttttaaattTCGATTATTTTTGTTGATTATGTCTTTTAGTTCCTATTTTTAATAAAGTAATTAGCTTATGATTTAAaaaagtttatatattttatattacatttataatcaaattaaataaacatatcctttactaatttaaataaaaaattaaatgattCGAATACATCCAATTAAAATCAATTCTATCCTCAATGGGTCATTAAATTAACCTAAATCCTAAAATTGCCATAGATGTTAGGCGGCATCTTAATATTAGCATACGGCAAAACAATAATAAATTGGGATATTATTTAAGATTTAACATCTATGGCATCTTAATGtttatttaacataaaatttaGGGTAAAGGTATGTTTTTGCTCTGCTAGGTAAAGGTATGTTTTTGCTCTGTTAGATAATATAGATTTAAGTATTTGAATTTAGGTTTCAATTATTATGTAAATAGTAAAATGAAGTCCATATAgtataaataaattagttaaaatttaatattatatattaaaaatatataaaaatatgaatttattaaatttaaaattattttaaaaatttcatattaaGTAAGTTAGTATttctaacaaaattaaaataatttaaattctaTAAATTTCAAAAGTGAGCAATTAATGacaatgttaatatttttcactaattatatatattttattgacataataacaaaattaactattaatatttatatattctattaatttaattttaatttaacaaaCTATACccttaatattttatcattattactCAAAATATACGAGTAAtaagagctaaatttattatatcataATTATGTATAATTAACAGAAAATATTAGCGCTAATTAATTATCCTAGTTCCTCATATTCGAAATTGAGGAGAataaattactttaatttttaaaagtactaatttaataagaaaagtattttacttaaatttgagttatttagttataaaatttttgtattttaattaatcaataattttatttctcaccgaacaaattGCAGTTTAAATTTCTTATTTATttctaaaatgaaaagaaaagaaaagagagaagagaATATGACTACTGCTTGAAAAGCCTATTCACATTAAAATTCTAGTTCTCTGCATTACAAATTTCATGTAAGTAATTATTCTACTGATCTGCAGGACAATTCCATGAATCAACTGTACCTTCAGCTCTAAGTGACACGttttccaattccttatcatGCTGAAAACCTGATGAAGAAGCTGAGGTGTTCAACTTGCAGCTGTTATTTCTTTGTGAATTTTGATCAGTACTAGTGCTACCACGATTCCAGTGGTCTAAAGGCCTCAAATGATCTTCATTCCCATGACTCATGCCCAAGTCATCAATGGAAGGCATGGCTGAAGTTCCATGGGAATTCACACCAAAACCAGCCAAATTAAGACAGGGCTGAAGAGGGGTAGGATGTAGGAAGGACTGGAATGATAGGAGGGGGCTCTGGTTCTGAAAGTTTGGCATATTTTGAGTCTGTTTTAGCATGCCTAAATCAGAAGGCAGTTGAGCATAGTTACTACAAGTGGGAACGGTGTTATTGCTACTTGTATTGGTAATATTAGCATCAGCTAAAGGATTATTTAACAATGAAGGAGAAGAAGCTAGAAAAGGAGTTGGCTTAGCCCTTTTAGCTGAGGGACGTAGAGGGTAGAGAGAACCTAAAGTTTCTACATGACCGGATCGCATACCTGACCTAGAGCCGAAAAGATCAAGCCTTCGAGAATATGATGAACCCGAAAACGGTGGTGCAGGGATTCCAGTAAATTCTTGCACTATTGCTCTAAAATTCATTGTGTCGGTGGTGAGAACTGTAGTGGGTGCCGTTCTCGATGGTCTCGTTCGTTTCTTGGGGTTCTTCACAACACTTTTCTGATCGGATTTTGTTAAAAGCCTTACATCATGATATGGCCTTGATTGCAAGGATGATGAGCTTGGATATAAGCAGCCTTGGTTAAGTTCTTGGGCACCTAATGTAGATTGGCTCGATGAAGATAAGCCTTGAAGATGAAAGCTACCCAAGTCAACAGTGCAACAGTTTGGTTTAGGTCTTTGGCTTAGCGGCCTAAACCCATCAATATTCAGCAGTGAATCAATTTGTTGAGATTGAGAGAAAGGGTTGAGATAATTTGCAGAAGGATCAAAGAAAATTGGTGGGTGGTTTTGATGGTGGAAGACAAGTGATGGGTGTGGATTTGATAAGGGATTAGTGTTCATAAAAGCTGGGACCGACTCCGTCGGTGACTCGCACCCTTCATCATCCCCACTTGTAGATTGCATGCTACTACTATCACTGGAATCCATGAAGAAAGCTTTgattaacttttttaaaattgCAGCATGAAAAGCTAGAAAGGGctgttatctatatatatatatatatatatatatatcatctagATGGTGAAAGTTGTACACTTGAGAAAACAGAAACAAAGATATGGGTATAGCTCGAAAAAGCGACTACAAAGATATAGCAAAAGTACCCAAgaaatgaatgaaaagaaaatacaTCCTTCTAAAACAGCTTTGAGAAAGTTGCCATATTTATATATATCCTTAAAAGCTTCCTCTTATATCAATCATCTTTCCTCTTGTCTTTCAGTGAGAGAGAAAACATTCTATAAAAGAAGAGAGAATGATAGAAAACACGACAAGCAAAAGAGGAAAGATTCTAGCTGTTAAATCTTCTTCTTGTTCCTTGCTCCCTAACCTTTATATGATCTGAATTAGGGTTTTTCGATCAAGATGAAATGTTATTTAAGCTTAttcttttccttttaattaaaaagaaagtGGGGCCGGCTGTCTCTCATCAAACAAATTTTTCATGTATGAAAATCTCTAAATTAGAGTGCGGGCGTTGGTTGGCAATATATCAAACTCAAAACTAATGAGAAAGATAGGCCGGTAATTGGCTTATAATATGCTATGAACAAaagagaataataataataataatctgaaTTGTAAATACCATGACAAGGTCAAATTTATAAAAGATCCCTGTGCTATGTATTTTTGCCAATTTAATCACTcaattataatttgattattttcttAGAATCTTGagattaaattttgttgttgttaaTTTTGTCAAACTACTTGATGACTTTGACATATATATTTtggctttatatatatatatatatatatatatatataattggacaAACCTTTTCCacatttaaaaagtaaaataaaaattataataattttcaaacattcaaaatgtttaggtgtatatattatattattttatagggTAAACTATACCattattcacttaattaaaaagaTTATAATTTTgggaattaaattatttaaaaaatttatttaagtaattaaactattcaaaagttttaattAAGTTAATGGGTTGATAAgttctttttttttcatgtttaattaGTAAGTTCCAAGCGACGATTGACGATAGATACGGTGGATTAAGACCTATCAAAAAGTAGTAAAATGTATTCATTGTGTAAATTAtcctattttatatttaaaagaaaataggaGCATCAAATTTTAATCCACCGTAAACTCATTGTATAGGtacattttatataaaaatttaacctaataaaaaaggttttaaaagataatatgaaaagaggaatgataaatttagggaaatgaaaagaaaaaaaaaacattgccTCCGGCACATTCAAAATTCACATTACTAATTTAAAAgctgtttttatttatttatttcatattttaaaaaatagttttaatgAAGTTGATAAGCGTGTAAGGGTCGTAGAATAGGATTATAATTGCATATCAGCAAGTCTCTAGCAAAACTCAGCCTTTGACCAAGTCAGAATTCAGAAACAAAATCTAAGCCATAATTCAATAACATCAGAGAATCTTTTACCATTTTCATTATCTCAGATTGGTTTCCACAATAAcaataatttatgttatttcgTTTCCCTCTGCCATACTAAATTTAGGGTTTTGAAAAATGCTCAAACCTTGCATAAGTTTGGACTGATTTAAATATATTTTGCACGTATTTAATGATATGTTTTCATGCCCACCGTTTGTAACATATTATGATTTGCTTTGCTGCATCTTTTCTGTCATAAAATTTACTCGCCTTTGCCTTTGCTTTGCTGGGAGACAATACAAGGTGttggtgttttggttttggttttttcCTTTTATCAGATGCCAAAATATTCCCATGTAAATTGCTTTTGATTTGATGGCATTACTCCCCAAACATTTGgtggataaaaaaaaaaaaccaattggAAGCAATTTGTAACGTTAATTGCACCTCTTGTGCTGTTGTTATGTCGTATTAATACGGCCTCTCCATTTCATCATTGTTAGGCCGTCATCCCTTCAATCAAATTGCAAATTTAAATGCTTTTTACTGTTCTACATACTTTTCCTTTATCCTTAAGAAGAAGTATGAggctattgaaaataaaataacaatacaTAATCAAGTCATGCTGGGAAAAAAACCTGCCCAATAAATACACAAGTTATGGATACAAATCATTTCATGGGGGTCAACGTCAACCACCAGAATACAACATATGAACTGGTACATCCTAATCTCCATGGTTTaggtaatttttaatttaaaatgcaatttttttcattaattctttttccttttccaagctattttttttataaacataACGCCTTTGGGAAAATTGTGATTTAAAAGTTTAATTCGATTGGAAACTTAATTGAAGGTTGAATTGTTTTATATTAAGCATAATTTGGAGCTTTAAATTTTGTAAGGAAGTATGGGCAGAGTCACTGCCGGGCTGGCAGTGGAAAACTGAAAAGGAAGATGGACCCTTTCAAACTTCAATTCAAGTCCAAATTCCAAACCCAAGCTTCATCTTGGTGACAAGATTTTTAAATTGTATGTCGTTTCCTAATAAACCTTTGGAAATTTGGTAAAACGTGTTGGATCCCTTCAgatattttataccctatatgaGCACAACAATCAacgtatattttatatataattccaTTCTATTTTTCCATacttgtatttttatatatataattctgATTTTAcgtgtttatttttaaaatttattaaataatatatatttataatttaaaagatattGGCTAATTAAATGGAATTGATCTTATTTATAATaaaagtctatatatttataaaaataattgagagaataaaataacgttttaaaattaatataaataaaaaaatggaaagCAACCATTAGTAAAATATTAAGTAATTAGACAAAATAAATTGTCATCCAAATTTGAGTAAAAAATCACCTACAAAGAATCATTACTTTAATAAATCATTGTCTTTGACATAATATTTCACAATATAATAGTAAACAACATTCACTATTgtgtaaatattattaaaattcaataatagcaaaattatcaaatatcaaataacaataataataacacacGTTTTCTTGGTGATGGAAATAAAACCTATTAAATAATGCTAACATGTGAAATTTCTAGTAGTTTTTAGATGttattttgaatgaaaatatCTTGTTAATGCATATATTAATAGtgctaaatattaattttaattcataTATAGTTTTacattaattaagtgataattagtTTAAAATAATTAGTGTAGTTTAACATGGATCCAAAATCTAATTAAGTGATAATAACTATTACATTGataataaaaacattattaataaaataattataattataatgattttatattaataatttgttATGAACTTAATCTTATATTCAAGATTTAATGGAAACATcactaataaaataattatgtttatctttatctttatattatattacaatatttattttatttttatctttatttttatattatattacagTATTGAATTTATAgatttaaaaattataacaaaCATACATAGTACAAATACTAATTTTAAAGGatcacttttctttattttaatttttcaaatagaTATAAGTCATATATTATTTGTCAAATTGGAATTTATATTGAATTGAGCGATTTTATTAGATGCAATTAGTATttgtaaaaattaatatttagtttaattaaaatataattagtcCGCCTCTCGCACGCATAAAAGTCGCCTCTCCGCACGTCTCTAGGGTTTTTGTTTTTCCGTTCGGttctttgttttttgtttttttattttgagtgaCGGACCTACTTCACTTTTTAGCGCTTCGCATCATCATGGCGTACTCTTGATTGAATCATTCACCTGCAGCAGATGGAAACAAATTTAGCGGGGTTAACACTCAATGAAGATAAAGATGCGTTTACAAATTCAAGTTGATCAAAACACAAATAGAGAAGAAGAAGTCTTCAGGTTGGTGGGTTATTTCTTAACAACTAGTATTATTCACTTTCCTGCAATGAAAAGCACTATGGAAAATCTTTGGCATCCTGTTCGGGGTGTCCAAATTCGAGATCTGGGGGAAAAGagatttttgtttcaattttattATGTTATGGATATGGAAAGAGTTCTGAAAGGGTCTCATTGGTCATTTAATAATCATCTATTTTTACACAAGTTACAATGGTGGGAGGATCCTTTAAAAGTTCCTCTAATTTTGGCGCCTTTTGGATACAAATTCATGATGTCCGATTGATCTTTTCTCTGAAAACTTGGCAATACAAATGGGCAGTTTTTAGGGATTTTATTGAATATGATGGCTCGAATctaggaaagaaaatagaaattaTATGAGAATACGAGTCCAGATAGATGTACGTCGCCTCTAAAAATGAAAAAGCAAATTATGTTTAGGGAAGATGCATATGTAAGATTCAAATGTGAAATCTTGTCTTTGTTTTGCTTCTATTATGGTCGGGACATAATGACTCTTTTGTGAAGCAAAGATGGCTGTGGTGTGGAAATTGCTTGAATTGAGATGGGATCTATCGCTACTGAGCTCAATCTCGGAGGCTCTAGTCATGAATAGTGTATGGTTGAGGAAGAGGGAAGGAGGAATGCAAGGGAATGGACAAGGGAATTATAAGACGATAATGTTATGTGGACATGGCGAAACAAGAATCAATGATTTGGAAGGCCTTATGATCCGATTTTAGAGGTAAACTTGAAAGGCAAAATAGAACTCTTGAATTCAAAGAGGATAAGCAATTAATCCGTCGGTGTTCTTGACATGGAGCATGATCTAGAAGAGGAGCACTTATGGGTGAGGAAGGGAAGAAGAGGGCTAGGGGCGAGATGGAGGTACCAAGAATTGGGAGAGGGTTCTACATCGAGTAAAAACAGAAGGGTGGTGGAGGTCAATCACTTATTATCGGTGGGTGCCAAGAGGCAAGGAGCCTAACACAATGAAAATCTTAAGTTGGAATGTTCGTGGATTGAGGAGTTCACGGATGTTAGAAGACTTTGACATATCTGAAATCTCATAATCCCCAACGGTCTTCTTTATGGAGACAAAGCTAGGAAAAGTCATATGAAAAGAGAAAGATACAATTGTGGCTATCCACATGGAGTTGAAGTTGACCGGAGGAATGAGAAGAGGTTTGTGCTTGGCATGGAGAAAAGAAATTTGTGTCACGCTTAAGAGTTTTTCTAAAAGGCACATTGACGTTCGATTGATGAATGAAGTGAGTCAGGAATGGAGGTTTACGGATTTTATGGATCCCTTATGCACAAGATAGAGATGCTTCTTGGACTGTATGAGAAATTTATCTACGGGAAGGAATTCCTTGGATGGTTTGTGGGGACTTTAATGAAATCATGTATGGGTTTGAAAAAAGAGGATTACCTCGAGATGAAAGAAGAATGGAAGCTTTAGAATGTCCGGAAGATTGTCGTTAATGGATCTAGGATTCTCTGGGACTTGGTTCACTTGGGAAAGAGGAAATCTACGAAACAAACATCCAATAATGTTTAGATAGAGGTTGCAAATAAGGAATGGTTAAATATGTTTCCTGAGGTAAATATCTCTTACCTTACTCACTCTTTTTCTGATCACTGTCCCCTTTTAATTAATACAAGAAAAGATGATAAACCGTCGGATAACAAACTATTCAAGTTTGAAGCCTGGTGGATTATGGAGGATTCGTTTGGTGAGGAGGTTCAAAATATTTGGGAGCGGGCTTGAGGGTGCATTGGAAAAACTTGATAATCTAAAAACAAGGTTCTGAGTGGGTGGGAGGATTAGAATCGATAGAAGGAGACGTAAAGAACTGCTTATAAACAGGTTTTCAAATTTGGCAGAAGCTGATCGAGACGATATCAACCTTGCAGAGATGATTGACACGAAGATTCAATTGAACTTTGAAATTGATAAAGATGAACGATATTGGGAACAAAGAGCTGCATAAACGGTTGAAGTTTGGAGATAGAAATCGCATTTTTCATAGTCAGGCATCACTAAGGCGAAGAAGGAACTGCATTCATAAATTAAGAGATGATGAAGGGAATGAAATAGAATCCATTCAAGAAATGGAATGGATTCCGCGTCAATATTTCCAGAATCTTTTTACATCTCGGGGAAGAGGAGGAACCGATCATTTGTTGTCGGAATTACTAGATGCATTTCGAATAGGACAATCAAAGACTTACTGCCTTATACAAAAGAAGAGATTCGAGAAGCAATGTTTGAAATAGGGCCCACCAAAGCCCCAGGTGAGGATGGATTTCGGGTCTTTTCTATTAGAAGTGTTGGCACATTGTAGGGAGGACGTTATCAATTTTTTCTTCAAATCCTTAATGAAGGTAAGGAGTTTAACAGATTAATTATACTCATATAGTACTCATCCCAAAATCACCAATCCATTTAATATGAAGTAATTTAGGCCTATCGGTTTATGTAATGTGATGTACAAAATGCTTGCTAAGGCTATTGCAAATCGGCTCAAGAATAATTAAGAGATGTATTGATGTAGCTCAAAGCGCTTTTGTACCAAGAAGGTTAATATCGGATAATATTCTCGGCCTATGAAATTATTCATACATTGAATTTAAAAACGGGAAAAAGGGTTTTATAGTAGTGAAGCTTGACATGAGCAAGGCATATGACAGAGTTGAATGGAATTTCATAAAAGACATAATGGTTCGAATGGGTTTTGCTAGAAGGTGGATTGATATCATTATGAAGTGCTTAGCTTCTGTTTCCTACTCAGTCGTGGTCAATGGGCATGTAGGAGAACGATTTCAACCAAGAAGGGGTTTTCTCAAGGAGATCTATTGAGtctgtttttatttcttttatgtgggGAAGGTTTGTCTTGTTTATTGCAGCTTGCAGGTGAAGAAGGAGCATTGAGAAGAGTGAAAGCTAGCAAGTGGATCGATGATTTCTCATCTACTTTTTGAGATGATTGTATCTTATTCAATGAGGTGACTAGTAGAGGGCTACCATCTTGAAataaattctaaaggaatatagAATCTGCTTCGGGCTAGtcgttaattttgaaaaatctacGGTTTTTTAGCAAAACACGACAGAAAAGCCAAAGCAGGTTATAGGCATTTTGGGAGTACGAGCTTAAATGATCCAGAGCGTTAGCTTGGTTTGCCAAATATGGTGGGCGAAAGAAAAGGAGTTATTCCGATTCTAAAAGACCGGAGTTAAGCGGATTGACAATTAGAGCACTAGACACTTATCTCAAGGGGGGAAGGAAGTATTTATCAATGGGGTTTTGCAAGCCATTCCAACCTATTCAATGGCATGTTTTTTATTACCGAAATCATTATGTTCAGAATTAGAAAGCATCATAGCTACTTTTTGGTGGCAAAAAAGTCATGGCAAGAGGGAGATACATTGGAGTATGTGGCAAAATCTATCTTTTAAAGGAGAAAGGGGGTCTTGGTTTTCATAATTTATGCCAGTTTAATATTGCGTTGTTAGCTAAGCAAGGATGGCGTCTTCTTACTTATTCGAATTCATTGTTAGCAAGGGTTCTTAAAGCTAAATATTTTTCGCATGAATTTTCTTAACGTCGGTTAGGTAACCTACCTTCACTTACCTTGAAGAGTATCCGGCCGCCACGGCTTGCTCGGATGGTGTGTTGGAGAGTTGGACGAGGACTAGAATTTCGTATGGGATGACCTTGGATCCGGTATCAATCagagtgtaacacccttacccgtattcattgtcgaataggtacgaggcattatcggagttcttgaacattttcagataagttttagtaatttattattcatattttgaaataatcataacgtctctctattgggccttTGAAGACCAAAatatacattagaaaccaactggaataaaatcgagatcataaaaaaatttcaaaatcttaaattatattttcatctaagtacttaccatttcaatgctccttataattaaacatgttaccattcaatcaatagcttgacacttgtctaagcatcaaacaacaacattgttagtatacttgcacatatttcttataaattcaacattgatatacctattttctcaacatatcacacttgagtttaataatagtctcaacttacataatttccttgtatcaacatatcaaagataattatatatgtacatgtcacaaaatatattattctcttcttgtttcttcataagcatatatcattcatttcgttatatcaatatttcatgcactatcatttccttatatcttgtatatatttatttcggtaatagttcagtattaaacttaacataaattaaattccatgtacctatacttatttcatttatctatcttcttaattatttcatacaactattttgtacatatatttccatatgaccaattccgtaaaca is a window of Gossypium arboreum isolate Shixiya-1 unplaced genomic scaffold, ASM2569848v2 Contig00298, whole genome shotgun sequence DNA encoding:
- the LOC128288824 gene encoding uncharacterized protein LOC128288824, with product MDSSDSSSMQSTSGDDEGCESPTESVPAFMNTNPLSNPHPSLVFHHQNHPPIFFDPSANYLNPFSQSQQIDSLLNIDGFRPLSQRPKPNCCTVDLGSFHLQGLSSSSQSTLGAQELNQGCLYPSSSSLQSRPYHDVRLLTKSDQKSVVKNPKKRTRPSRTAPTTVLTTDTMNFRAIVQEFTGIPAPPFSGSSYSRRLDLFGSRSGMRSGHVETLGSLYPLRPSAKRAKPTPFLASSPSLLNNPLADANITNTSSNNTVPTCSNYAQLPSDLGMLKQTQNMPNFQNQSPLLSFQSFLHPTPLQPCLNLAGFGVNSHGTSAMPSIDDLGMSHGNEDHLRPLDHWNRGSTSTDQNSQRNNSCKLNTSASSSGFQHDKELENVSLRAEGTVDSWNCPADQ